A region of Helicobacter sp. 12S02232-10 DNA encodes the following proteins:
- a CDS encoding NADH-quinone oxidoreductase subunit B, protein MAQHEINYLKNSGLPIALTTIDNLLNWGRSNSLWPLTYGLACCAIEMMATGGSRFDFDRFGTIFRASPRQSDVMIIAGTVTKKHAEFTRRLYDQMPEPKWVISMGSCANTGGMFNTYATVQGVDRIIPVDIYLPGCAPRPETLQYALMVLQKKIRKQKAFNKTTPKRFI, encoded by the coding sequence GTGGCACAACATGAAATAAACTACTTAAAAAACTCAGGCCTACCGATTGCATTAACAACCATAGACAATCTTTTAAATTGGGGTAGAAGCAATTCTCTATGGCCTCTCACATATGGACTTGCCTGTTGCGCTATCGAGATGATGGCAACTGGTGGTTCAAGATTTGATTTCGATCGCTTTGGAACCATATTTCGTGCTTCACCAAGACAATCAGATGTAATGATCATAGCAGGAACGGTTACAAAAAAACACGCAGAATTTACTCGAAGACTTTATGATCAAATGCCTGAACCAAAATGGGTTATCTCAATGGGAAGTTGCGCAAATACAGGCGGTATGTTCAACACCTATGCAACTGTACAAGGAGTGGATAGAATCATTCCGGTAGATATTTATCTTCCTGGGTGTGCTCCTCGTCCTGAAACTCTTCAATATGCCCTAATGGTGTTGCAGAAAAAAATTCGCAAACAAAAAGCCTTTAATAAAACAACGCCTAAGCGTTTCATATAA
- a CDS encoding FAD-dependent oxidoreductase, with protein MYPFIPYSIPTQDFPHDLQTDNLKAFVGWDGAVVFDENTDILDMLKNYAFQYQCYAEACGRCTPGKYGGRVLYELLDKIQNNSNTSSEDILHLKEVCHLMMAASKCEIGKTTPKPILQMLESKKEIFLNPKKQVQSQHYISKITAPCTDACPSHVNIPGYIEGVRDMLFANSLSATRSSMPLAQVCGRVCPHPCESACRRLVLDEPISIMELKRIGADYEYDMHLPYQHPKIPKETDLNSKVAIIGAGPGGLSAAYYLALEGIKADVYEALPVLGGEVAVGVPDYRMPISHYNHDIDMLKKIGVRFHTSSPMDENSMLALEKSHQAIILATGARISKTLGIPDENPELKGYIPAIKFMDEVNLAQKFNIGTLPNIKGKNIVCVGGGFTSMDVVRCAVRLGAKSVTMLYRRDEETIIKNTSKEEYHESLEEGVKFEFLSAVDCIHSQDGQITSLEIIKFELKKTSSSPKGELIKIDQAPIKIQCDILIPAISQTPDFSYLPKEWKIQISKWGTLQTEIGTFETSKKGVFGCGDCVSGPLTIVNAVGQGKRVASVVKRYIQTGETSLSDEEKMEDYLRKIGVFNKDEKIQGWIKGVQRAHNQIVAAEERKHSFLEVNRGLSNQDALKEAQRCMRCYYIAMAVV; from the coding sequence ATGTATCCTTTCATTCCCTACTCCATTCCAACTCAAGATTTTCCACACGATCTTCAGACCGATAATCTCAAAGCATTCGTGGGGTGGGATGGAGCTGTAGTATTTGATGAAAATACTGATATTTTAGATATGCTCAAAAATTATGCCTTTCAATATCAATGCTATGCTGAAGCGTGCGGGAGATGCACACCTGGAAAATATGGCGGGAGAGTTCTTTATGAATTGCTTGATAAAATCCAAAATAATTCTAATACCTCTTCTGAAGATATTTTACATTTAAAAGAAGTGTGCCATCTGATGATGGCAGCAAGTAAATGTGAAATCGGCAAAACAACTCCAAAGCCGATTTTGCAAATGCTAGAGTCAAAAAAAGAAATTTTTTTAAATCCCAAAAAACAAGTTCAATCCCAACATTATATTTCCAAAATTACTGCACCTTGCACAGATGCTTGCCCTTCACACGTCAATATACCAGGCTATATAGAAGGCGTGAGAGATATGCTCTTTGCAAATTCTTTGAGTGCTACAAGAAGTTCTATGCCTTTGGCTCAAGTATGTGGGAGAGTATGCCCGCATCCTTGTGAAAGCGCTTGCCGGCGTTTGGTATTGGATGAGCCTATCAGTATTATGGAGCTTAAACGCATTGGTGCAGATTATGAATACGATATGCATCTACCCTACCAACACCCAAAAATTCCAAAAGAAACTGATTTAAATTCAAAAGTTGCCATCATCGGTGCAGGTCCGGGCGGACTTAGTGCAGCATATTATCTTGCTTTAGAGGGTATAAAAGCAGATGTGTATGAAGCCTTGCCTGTTTTGGGAGGAGAAGTGGCTGTGGGGGTTCCTGATTATCGAATGCCTATTTCTCACTACAATCACGATATCGATATGCTTAAAAAAATCGGTGTCAGATTCCACACCTCCAGCCCGATGGATGAAAATTCAATGCTAGCGCTTGAAAAATCTCATCAAGCAATTATTTTGGCAACAGGAGCAAGAATTTCAAAAACGCTTGGTATTCCCGATGAAAATCCTGAATTGAAAGGCTATATCCCTGCAATCAAGTTTATGGACGAAGTCAATCTAGCTCAAAAATTTAACATCGGAACATTACCAAATATTAAGGGAAAAAATATTGTTTGCGTCGGCGGCGGATTCACTTCAATGGATGTCGTAAGGTGTGCAGTAAGACTTGGAGCAAAATCTGTAACAATGCTATATCGGCGAGATGAAGAAACTATCATTAAGAATACTTCTAAAGAAGAATATCACGAAAGTCTTGAAGAAGGCGTAAAATTTGAATTTCTTTCTGCAGTTGATTGCATCCATTCTCAAGACGGACAAATAACCTCTCTTGAAATTATAAAATTTGAACTTAAAAAAACCTCTTCTTCACCCAAAGGAGAGCTTATCAAAATTGATCAAGCCCCAATAAAAATTCAATGCGATATCCTGATCCCTGCAATCTCTCAAACTCCTGATTTTTCCTATCTCCCTAAAGAATGGAAAATTCAAATAAGCAAATGGGGAACTCTCCAAACTGAAATTGGCACTTTTGAAACAAGTAAAAAAGGTGTATTTGGCTGTGGTGATTGCGTGAGCGGTCCCCTCACGATTGTAAATGCCGTTGGGCAAGGCAAACGCGTCGCAAGTGTTGTAAAACGCTATATCCAAACTGGAGAAACAAGCTTAAGCGATGAAGAAAAAATGGAAGACTATCTCAGAAAAATCGGCGTATTCAACAAAGACGAAAAAATTCAGGGATGGATAAAGGGAGTACAACGCGCACACAACCAAATAGTGGCTGCAGAAGAAAGAAAACATAGCTTTCTTGAAGTTAATCGCGGTCTTTCCAATCAAGATGCTCTCAAGGAAGCTCAAAGATGTATGCGATGTTATTACATCGCAATGGCGGTGGTATAA
- a CDS encoding NAD(P)H-quinone oxidoreductase subunit 3, producing MNYSMLEHPYFGVFILFIFTFLAFNTTLRIQRFISRKLADKKNEKLKLAAYECGPLPIKQQNRISHQFYIMAMLFILFDVEVIFMFPWAVDFKALGVFGFVEMLSFIAFLTIGFIYAWKRGALSWHNMK from the coding sequence ATGAACTACTCTATGTTAGAACACCCTTATTTTGGTGTCTTTATACTCTTTATTTTCACTTTTTTGGCTTTCAACACTACCTTAAGGATTCAGCGATTTATCAGTAGAAAATTAGCCGATAAAAAGAATGAAAAACTCAAGCTTGCCGCTTACGAATGCGGTCCCTTGCCGATCAAACAACAAAACAGAATTTCTCATCAATTCTACATTATGGCAATGCTTTTCATTTTGTTTGATGTAGAAGTTATTTTTATGTTCCCTTGGGCGGTAGATTTTAAGGCTTTAGGAGTATTTGGTTTTGTTGAAATGCTAAGCTTTATAGCTTTCTTAACAATCGGATTTATCTATGCTTGGAAAAGAGGAGCTTTATCGTGGCACAACATGAAATAA
- the nuoD gene encoding NADH dehydrogenase (quinone) subunit D, whose translation MVQTYTRLKPQFENIIFEQDDDKMIVNFGPQHPSSHGQLRLILELEGEKIIKATPDIGYLHRGIEKLAENMIYNEFMPTTDRLDYTAATSNNYAFAHAVETLLDIEIPDRAQVIRTMLLELNRIISHIFFIGVHAMDVGALSMFLYCFKTREYGLDLMEDYCGARLTHNAIRIGGAPLDLPQNWCNNLEKFIRETYETVALIEGLLDKNRIWKARLENVGKVSQEMAKNWGMSGIMLRATGICYDIRKEEPYELYGELDFNIPITDSGDCYGRYRLYMQEIRESIKILKQLIKIYPQTSTLLMAKVPDYISSPKEDIMTQNYALMQHFVLVTQGMRPPKGEVYAPTESPKGELGFFIHSEGNPYPHRVKIKAPSFFHIGALQDLLIGHYLADAVAIIGSTNAVFGEVDR comes from the coding sequence ATGGTGCAAACCTATACTCGATTAAAACCTCAATTTGAAAATATTATCTTCGAGCAAGATGATGACAAAATGATTGTAAATTTTGGTCCGCAACACCCGTCTTCGCACGGACAACTCCGACTTATTTTAGAACTTGAAGGAGAAAAAATCATTAAAGCTACCCCTGATATCGGTTATCTACATCGAGGGATTGAAAAGCTTGCTGAAAATATGATTTATAATGAATTTATGCCTACAACCGATAGGCTTGATTATACAGCTGCTACTAGCAATAATTATGCCTTTGCACACGCGGTTGAAACACTTTTGGATATAGAGATACCTGATAGAGCACAAGTTATTCGAACAATGCTTTTAGAGCTCAATCGAATCATTTCTCATATATTCTTTATCGGCGTCCATGCTATGGATGTAGGCGCACTTTCAATGTTTTTATATTGTTTTAAAACAAGAGAATATGGCTTAGATCTGATGGAAGACTATTGTGGAGCAAGACTGACTCATAATGCCATACGTATTGGAGGCGCCCCATTGGATTTACCTCAAAATTGGTGTAACAATCTTGAAAAATTCATTCGTGAAACTTATGAAACTGTCGCACTCATAGAGGGATTGCTTGATAAAAACCGCATTTGGAAAGCGCGCCTAGAAAATGTAGGAAAAGTTTCTCAAGAAATGGCGAAAAACTGGGGAATGAGTGGGATTATGCTCCGAGCGACAGGAATTTGTTATGATATTCGCAAGGAAGAGCCCTATGAACTTTATGGAGAATTGGATTTTAATATCCCAATCACAGATAGTGGGGACTGCTACGGAAGATATAGGCTTTATATGCAAGAAATCAGAGAATCTATTAAAATTTTAAAACAACTTATAAAAATATACCCACAAACTAGCACTTTACTGATGGCGAAAGTTCCTGATTATATTTCTTCGCCCAAAGAAGATATTATGACGCAAAATTATGCTTTAATGCAACATTTTGTCTTGGTTACTCAAGGAATGAGACCACCTAAAGGCGAAGTTTATGCCCCCACAGAATCCCCCAAGGGTGAATTGGGATTTTTTATCCACTCTGAGGGAAATCCATATCCGCATCGTGTCAAAATCAAGGCTCCGAGTTTTTTTCATATCGGGGCATTGCAAGATCTTCTCATCGGACATTATTTAGCTGATGCTGTTGCTATTATCGGCTCTACAAATGCAGTTTTTGGCGAGGTGGATAGATGA
- a CDS encoding histidinol-phosphatase HisJ, with product MRIDLHNHTFLCNHASGSIDEYILKAIDLGINVYGFSCHAPMRFDEKYRMKLEELETYCKMIADAKERYKGKIEILLGLEVDFIEGKKNLIEKSVLECQSDYLIGSIHFLDEWGFDNPEFMGEYAKKNLEECWINYLNAIKKMAQSKFFQIVGHFDLLKIFGHKPSTNIKPYLQETLQSIKDSEMVLEINAAGLRKPIKEQYPNLEILKYAKKIGIPITFGSDAHNLDEVGFGYEDCVKIAKEAGYQKAIFFRNKLPYSLSF from the coding sequence ATGAGAATCGATCTACATAATCATACTTTTTTATGTAACCATGCTTCAGGATCCATAGACGAATATATCCTTAAGGCTATTGATCTAGGAATAAACGTCTATGGATTCTCTTGTCACGCTCCAATGCGATTTGATGAAAAATACAGAATGAAATTAGAAGAACTTGAAACATACTGCAAAATGATCGCAGATGCCAAGGAAAGATACAAAGGAAAAATTGAAATTTTATTGGGACTTGAAGTGGATTTTATTGAAGGTAAAAAAAACTTGATTGAAAAAAGTGTTTTAGAATGCCAAAGTGACTATCTCATCGGATCAATTCATTTTCTTGATGAGTGGGGTTTTGATAATCCAGAATTTATGGGTGAATATGCCAAAAAAAACTTGGAAGAATGCTGGATAAACTATTTGAATGCAATCAAAAAAATGGCTCAAAGCAAGTTTTTTCAAATTGTTGGGCATTTTGATTTGCTGAAAATATTTGGACATAAGCCTTCCACGAATATAAAACCCTACCTTCAAGAAACACTTCAATCCATTAAAGATTCGGAAATGGTTCTTGAGATCAATGCAGCAGGATTAAGGAAACCCATCAAGGAACAATACCCTAACCTTGAAATTTTAAAATATGCCAAAAAAATTGGGATTCCAATCACATTTGGGAGCGATGCCCACAATCTTGATGAAGTTGGTTTCGGATATGAAGATTGCGTCAAAATAGCCAAAGAAGCAGGCTACCAAAAAGCTATATTTTTTAGAAATAAATTGCCCTACTCCCTTTCTTTCTAA
- a CDS encoding NADH-ubiquinone oxidoreductase subunit E family protein: MKRFDLRHLKNDFYDRMGEIIDSELQNGEVGIFIFEVGDFSNVPKSAEFIKSRGDELMNSIRFNQVDWTLVVKKRK; the protein is encoded by the coding sequence ATGAAAAGATTTGATTTAAGGCATTTGAAAAATGATTTTTACGATCGTATGGGTGAAATCATTGATTCAGAACTCCAAAATGGAGAAGTTGGAATTTTTATTTTTGAAGTCGGGGATTTTTCAAATGTTCCCAAAAGCGCAGAATTTATCAAGAGTCGTGGGGACGAGTTAATGAATTCAATCAGATTTAATCAGGTTGATTGGACCCTTGTGGTGAAAAAAAGGAAGTAA
- a CDS encoding NADH-quinone oxidoreductase subunit G, with translation MIKIKIDNQEIECQEGQSVLEVARNNGIYIPAICYLTGCSPTVACKMCMAEMDGKRIYSCNSKVKNNSVIFTHTSEIMAERKAIMQTYDVNHPLECGVCDKSGECELQDLTLKMQIESQPFDVQDDPKEHKYWAQTTYDPNLCILCERCVTTCKDNIGESNLKAVKTDLHSPEKFKDNMPKDPYSVWSRKQKALIDFVGETPCFDCGECISVCPVGALGYKDFSYTSNAWELEKINSTCQHCAAGCYINYEVRHQDTLGEQPKIYRVSNNFNHNPICGAGRFAFDITSSPEGSKNLYEAIEAIQKAKAVRIGGDITNEEAYLIEGLRKKLGFKLYCEETRKFQEFINILSQQQTYNLSDIKNADLIITLGSGIKTENPLIRYTINNTLKLNKNASLIYAHPVKDSLIEKLGKNILTIHYSPKSDEIMLGAMLLSLNLNPNNCLQSLLETKKTIFKTLSKEIKKTLPQEDGQPPKEVTEKIDETIEIPYYEMLEQANIDYETYEKLSKLLASASAPILIIGQDIYKHKKAENIAALLAVLEKNTNIKVIPIPPQTNSVGISLICSLDVDKGEENTIGIRTKGEYQIDSDKFSTKDGSKQKVDFIFPALNQLEGTLTSFEHRILPLKPALPYKGYDLSDIAQAFGFNGESLIDYTHSLPTEVGYKKIPFDELRNFYTNGGDDKRGYLLNPTNLNQASSDYEISPIESVCNETFNAYLKYSQVQFSNITAQSQNLQTKIGIYTSKNNLEALSLKQGDEICLTKDNLEIIGKIYIDYDLEQDIFIISPCLDKQNIFKQNIFENLTPKERL, from the coding sequence ATGATTAAAATAAAAATAGACAATCAAGAAATAGAATGCCAAGAAGGACAAAGCGTTCTTGAAGTAGCTAGGAATAATGGTATCTATATTCCTGCGATTTGTTATTTGACAGGCTGCTCCCCCACGGTTGCTTGCAAAATGTGTATGGCCGAAATGGATGGAAAACGCATTTACAGCTGCAATTCAAAGGTTAAAAATAACTCTGTTATTTTCACACACACCTCTGAAATAATGGCCGAAAGAAAGGCAATTATGCAAACTTATGATGTCAATCATCCTTTGGAATGTGGCGTGTGTGATAAAAGCGGAGAATGCGAACTTCAAGATTTAACCTTAAAAATGCAAATAGAAAGCCAGCCCTTTGATGTACAAGATGATCCTAAAGAACATAAATATTGGGCTCAAACTACTTATGATCCCAATCTTTGCATTTTATGCGAACGTTGCGTAACGACCTGCAAAGACAATATTGGAGAAAGCAATCTTAAGGCCGTAAAAACAGATCTGCATTCTCCTGAAAAATTTAAAGACAATATGCCAAAAGATCCTTACAGCGTTTGGAGCAGAAAACAAAAAGCATTGATTGATTTTGTCGGCGAAACTCCTTGTTTTGATTGTGGCGAATGCATTTCTGTGTGTCCAGTAGGAGCATTAGGTTATAAAGATTTTAGCTACACCTCCAATGCGTGGGAACTTGAAAAAATAAACTCGACTTGCCAACATTGTGCAGCAGGATGCTATATCAACTATGAAGTCAGACATCAAGATACTCTAGGAGAACAGCCTAAAATCTATCGCGTAAGCAATAATTTTAATCATAATCCTATCTGCGGGGCAGGTAGATTTGCATTTGACATCACTTCAAGCCCAGAAGGTAGTAAAAACCTTTATGAAGCAATAGAAGCTATACAGAAGGCTAAAGCCGTTCGCATAGGAGGAGATATTACAAATGAGGAAGCCTATCTCATTGAAGGTTTGAGAAAAAAACTCGGCTTTAAACTTTATTGCGAAGAAACAAGAAAATTTCAAGAATTTATCAATATTCTTTCTCAACAACAAACTTACAATCTTTCAGATATCAAAAATGCAGATCTCATTATCACTCTAGGGTCAGGGATTAAGACTGAAAATCCCCTCATTAGATACACTATCAATAATACTCTCAAACTCAATAAAAATGCTTCTTTGATCTATGCCCACCCCGTCAAAGATTCTCTTATAGAAAAACTTGGGAAAAATATCTTGACAATCCATTATTCTCCAAAAAGCGATGAAATAATGCTTGGAGCAATGCTTTTAAGTTTAAATCTAAATCCAAATAATTGTCTCCAATCTTTGCTTGAAACAAAAAAAACGATTTTTAAAACTCTCTCTAAAGAAATCAAAAAAACGCTTCCTCAAGAAGATGGACAACCTCCAAAAGAAGTCACTGAAAAAATTGATGAAACAATTGAAATTCCATACTATGAAATGCTCGAACAAGCAAATATCGATTATGAAACTTACGAAAAATTATCCAAACTTCTCGCATCCGCTTCTGCGCCAATTTTAATCATTGGTCAAGATATTTACAAGCACAAAAAAGCCGAAAATATTGCTGCCTTGCTTGCTGTTTTAGAAAAAAACACAAATATCAAAGTCATTCCAATCCCTCCTCAAACAAATTCAGTCGGAATTTCCCTAATTTGTTCTTTAGATGTAGATAAAGGAGAAGAAAATACGATTGGAATCCGTACCAAAGGAGAATATCAAATCGATTCGGACAAATTCAGCACCAAAGATGGTTCCAAACAAAAAGTCGATTTTATTTTTCCTGCTCTCAATCAACTTGAAGGCACTCTTACAAGTTTTGAACACAGAATTTTGCCCTTAAAGCCTGCACTTCCCTATAAAGGATATGATTTAAGCGATATCGCTCAAGCTTTTGGTTTTAACGGTGAAAGTCTCATAGATTATACCCATTCGTTACCCACAGAAGTCGGTTATAAAAAAATTCCTTTTGATGAGCTTAGAAATTTTTACACAAATGGAGGAGATGATAAAAGAGGCTATCTCTTAAATCCTACAAATCTCAATCAAGCATCTTCTGATTATGAAATAAGCCCGATAGAATCTGTTTGTAATGAAACTTTTAATGCTTATTTAAAATATTCTCAAGTACAATTCTCCAATATTACAGCTCAAAGTCAAAATTTACAGACAAAAATCGGTATCTATACTTCAAAAAACAACTTGGAAGCTCTCTCTCTCAAACAAGGTGATGAAATCTGTCTAACAAAAGACAATCTAGAAATCATAGGAAAGATTTATATCGATTATGATCTAGAACAAGATATTTTTATCATCTCTCCTTGTTTGGACAAACAAAATATTTTCAAACAAAATATTTTTGAAAATCTTACCCCAAAGGAGCGCTTATGA
- a CDS encoding 2Fe-2S iron-sulfur cluster-binding protein gives MYAMLLHRNGGGIMEIHINDQKFSFNEGESILDVARKNKIYIPTLCHLPKLSPVGACRMCIVEESNGNIIASCKSPAITGAKIYTNTPRLQQYRQEIMKFLCINHPLECGVCDKSGECELQDKVLETKIPFQTFGAKQKQDDFLSFKNKIYDESLCILCERCARTCNQIVGNNYLKVITGGYQSKIGLNEENYCEDCDECVSVCPTGAMISQRFQYKSNAWELEKIPSSCMNCALGCYIVYEVKNTNQATHISKNKKIYRSTTQMEFAQLCHSGRHHFVNAPVLEKNDSALQQAIQAFKKARSIRIGTQTTNEEAFVLNYLKNKLGLKLYCEDGRVYQNFITKLKSTSGAPVYSTNNILENIDFCITMGSFIFDEMPVLKSHLIKTITTKKTKYVCLHPIPDERLKKHDYIQYEVGTELGVVALMMAKFLKNVPFEKEIFDFIQNLDIGYLSSESNAGEEEIQNLAQILEKSKNPALFVGHELFYHPHSEEIAHMLGLLEKHTHLKIIVLSPSGNAVGISLICNLDQDEYENDGVVGYRAQGDFSLNPLFDDIAYNENPDFAPKNDFIIPALSQLEATFVNTDYHLLPLTPSLPYEGYDICDIAQNFGMKETFLMELTHQLPLEKGFKNILYDDLPNQFDKNGNEIRGYELTPKSFISKTPTQLKTIEFLPETNGSVLYIPKNSGNFLGFGSPKILGSKQFRIANKISSDQKVSFLLDGKEFICDFVEQDYLKGMIAIFESAKFSISNQKYPYQQITLKQWNEDD, from the coding sequence ATGTATGCGATGTTATTACATCGCAATGGCGGTGGTATAATGGAAATACATATTAATGATCAGAAATTTTCTTTCAATGAGGGTGAAAGCATTCTTGATGTTGCTAGAAAAAACAAAATCTATATCCCTACCCTTTGCCATCTGCCAAAGCTTTCTCCTGTAGGAGCATGTCGGATGTGTATCGTGGAAGAAAGTAATGGCAATATTATTGCCTCGTGCAAAAGCCCTGCCATCACAGGAGCTAAAATCTATACCAATACTCCAAGATTGCAACAATACCGCCAAGAAATTATGAAATTTTTATGCATCAATCATCCATTAGAATGTGGTGTATGTGACAAAAGTGGAGAATGCGAACTTCAAGATAAGGTGCTCGAAACCAAAATTCCATTTCAAACTTTTGGTGCCAAACAAAAGCAAGATGATTTTTTATCTTTTAAAAATAAAATCTATGATGAAAGTCTTTGCATTTTATGCGAACGCTGTGCTAGAACTTGCAACCAGATTGTAGGGAACAATTATCTTAAAGTAATCACTGGAGGATACCAATCAAAAATAGGTCTAAACGAAGAAAACTATTGTGAAGATTGTGATGAATGCGTCAGTGTATGCCCAACTGGGGCAATGATTTCACAAAGATTCCAATACAAATCCAATGCGTGGGAGCTTGAAAAAATACCTAGCTCGTGTATGAATTGTGCATTGGGATGTTATATCGTTTATGAAGTCAAAAATACAAATCAAGCCACTCATATTTCAAAAAATAAAAAAATTTATAGGAGTACAACACAAATGGAGTTTGCTCAGCTCTGCCATTCAGGCAGGCATCATTTTGTCAATGCACCCGTTTTAGAAAAAAATGATTCTGCACTGCAACAAGCAATCCAAGCTTTCAAAAAAGCTCGCTCCATTAGGATTGGGACACAAACTACCAATGAAGAAGCATTTGTTTTGAACTATCTTAAAAATAAATTAGGTCTCAAACTTTACTGTGAAGACGGGAGAGTTTATCAAAACTTTATCACCAAACTCAAATCGACTTCAGGCGCACCTGTTTATAGCACAAATAATATACTTGAAAATATTGATTTCTGTATCACGATGGGAAGTTTTATTTTTGATGAAATGCCGGTGTTAAAAAGCCATCTTATCAAAACTATCACAACCAAAAAAACCAAATACGTATGCTTGCACCCTATTCCTGATGAACGTCTAAAAAAACACGACTATATTCAATATGAAGTTGGCACAGAATTAGGTGTTGTAGCCTTAATGATGGCTAAATTCTTAAAAAATGTCCCATTTGAAAAAGAAATTTTTGATTTTATTCAAAACCTAGATATTGGTTATTTGAGCTCAGAATCCAATGCTGGTGAAGAAGAAATCCAAAACTTGGCCCAAATATTGGAAAAATCCAAAAATCCTGCGCTATTTGTCGGTCACGAACTTTTTTATCATCCACATTCTGAAGAGATTGCCCATATGCTTGGATTACTCGAAAAACATACCCATTTAAAAATTATCGTCCTTTCGCCAAGCGGGAATGCTGTGGGTATTTCTCTGATATGCAATCTTGATCAAGACGAATATGAGAATGATGGTGTTGTCGGTTATAGGGCGCAAGGAGATTTTTCTCTCAATCCTCTTTTTGATGACATTGCATACAATGAAAATCCTGACTTTGCTCCAAAAAATGATTTTATTATCCCAGCTTTATCCCAACTTGAAGCAACTTTTGTAAATACAGACTATCATTTGTTGCCACTCACACCCTCACTCCCTTATGAGGGTTATGATATTTGTGATATTGCTCAAAATTTTGGCATGAAAGAGACGTTTTTGATGGAGCTTACCCACCAACTCCCCTTAGAAAAAGGATTTAAAAACATTCTCTATGATGATTTGCCCAATCAATTTGACAAAAATGGCAATGAGATCCGAGGATATGAACTAACTCCAAAATCTTTTATTTCAAAGACTCCTACCCAACTTAAAACCATTGAGTTTCTACCCGAAACCAATGGATCTGTTTTATATATTCCTAAAAATTCAGGAAATTTTTTAGGGTTTGGATCTCCCAAAATTTTAGGTTCTAAGCAATTCAGAATTGCCAATAAGATTTCCTCTGACCAAAAAGTTTCCTTTTTACTTGATGGCAAAGAATTCATATGTGATTTTGTCGAACAAGATTATCTTAAGGGAATGATTGCCATTTTTGAAAGCGCAAAATTCTCAATTTCAAACCAAAAATACCCCTATCAACAAATCACCCTCAAACAATGGAATGAAGATGATTAA
- a CDS encoding NADH-quinone oxidoreductase subunit C, whose product MVRQQKIGLDIQKKAYHTDKFYQPKQTSKLPVWGTSYEVLYNHLSYEHKIHQAYIELGTGVFWIQKSDLLPIVKKLKSLGYDILSEMSAIDMLAIDNRFEMFYQFHSVYSNNSDKRRIRIKCFLSPNETIESLSGEFRCALWTEREAYDMLGIIFENHPHLNRILMPQDWVGHPLLKSYPLKGDENASWYEIDKIFGKEYRSIIGPEQRDSARIDEKDTFNFARIGFEKERGTQNNFNLNTQKQAKAAFVKNLDSKKPKMLKERR is encoded by the coding sequence ATGGTTAGGCAACAAAAAATCGGTTTAGATATTCAAAAAAAAGCTTATCATACTGATAAATTTTATCAACCCAAACAAACCTCTAAGCTTCCTGTTTGGGGAACATCTTATGAGGTCCTCTATAATCATTTATCCTATGAGCATAAAATCCATCAAGCCTATATTGAACTTGGAACTGGCGTGTTTTGGATTCAAAAATCTGATTTACTTCCTATTGTAAAAAAGCTTAAATCCTTAGGCTATGACATTCTTAGCGAAATGAGTGCAATTGATATGCTCGCTATAGACAATCGCTTTGAAATGTTTTATCAATTTCACTCTGTCTATTCAAATAACTCAGATAAAAGACGTATCCGTATCAAATGTTTTTTATCCCCGAATGAAACCATCGAATCTTTAAGTGGAGAGTTTCGATGTGCCTTATGGACTGAAAGAGAAGCTTATGATATGCTTGGTATCATTTTTGAAAATCACCCACATTTAAATCGTATCTTAATGCCTCAAGACTGGGTAGGACATCCTCTTTTAAAATCCTATCCTCTAAAAGGTGATGAAAACGCTTCGTGGTATGAAATCGATAAGATTTTTGGCAAAGAATACCGCAGTATCATTGGACCTGAACAAAGAGACAGTGCTAGGATTGACGAAAAAGATACGTTTAATTTTGCTAGAATCGGATTTGAGAAAGAAAGAGGTACGCAAAATAACTTCAACCTCAATACCCAAAAACAAGCTAAAGCTGCATTTGTCAAAAATCTTGATTCTAAAAAACCAAAAATGCTCAAAGAAAGGCGTTAA